One Segatella copri genomic window, TGTATTTGGGCAGATGAAGGCAGATATGCATTATAAGCGATTCAGGCATTTCGGAAAGGACAAAGTTTACATGGACATAGGGTTGTTCGGTATAGGATTCAATTTGAAGAAATATTTGGGGATAAAACGATAAAACTCAATTTGGACAGTTTTACCGTCTGGGACAATTATGCCCTTTTGTGAGCTTTGGGGCTGTTTTGTTATCGATAAAACAAGAAAAGTAAAGTTTCTATACAATATAATAAGATTCCCTTTGTGAAGAAAGACTACGATTCAACTAGAAGATACAGAAACACACAAAAAAAAGGGTGCGTCACAGACTTATGACACACCCTCATAAGGTCTGGCATGAGCCCCCACCTCCAGCAGCTTACGGTGCTGCGTCATCGTACCATCCTTACGGATGTAGAAGTGGTAGCCGATGTCATAAAACCCACGAGCCTTATGGTCACGGCGCAGCTGTTCCACACTATAGTCCTGATTGCATCGGCTAGCCGAGCAATGCAGTACTAGAAATCTCACAGAGTCGGCAGACATCATGTTCTTGCCGTCTTCAACTCCGGCGAGGAGTCTACGCTCAGAGCGCACCTTCCCCCCGCCAATGTTCATTGGAAATGTATCTTTCGTCATAGGAATAATTCAACATTCAACACTCAACATTCAACACTTAACATTGCTATAAGGCACTCGCGCACGAGCTTACTCCCAGTGCCGTGAGAGCAGCAATCAGCGCCTGTACGATGGCATTCACGATTTGAGTCCAGGAAATCTTGTGTGGATTTGATTCAGAGTTAGAACGAAACATTTTCATAATCAGTAAAATTTAAATGAAACAATAAATTATCAGAGTTTAGCAGTGCCTCCCTTTCAGAGAGGTAAGGCACTGCCAGAGTTGGAGACTATTCCAATCCGCCACCATTGTCGGAACCAGTTCCGCCAGCCTCGGTGCCGGAACCGCCGCCAGTACTCTCGCCGCCTGTGGTCTTATCCTTCTTCTCTTCACCGTACTTGACGAGTTCGATGGAATCAGGAATCAGGTTGTAGAGACGAGTACCATTCTGCAACTTGGTGAAAGAAGGACGGAAGGCAGGAACGAGACTCTTGACGAGTTTAGCGTTCGCCTTACTCTCATCTTCTACGGCTTTGCCGGTAATGAAGCGGATGAAGAGCTTGCCGAATCCAAGCAACTCGATGTCGTAACCCTTCTTCAGGTTCTCCTTCACGTAGTAAGCATAGCGGTCGAGTACCGCCTTTACGTCTGCAGGAGTAGCTGTAGACTCCACTGCGATTTGGTTAGCAACCTCCTCGGTGGTCAAGGTTCCGTAACTGTAAGGTCTAACAGAAAAGAGTGTCTGACCCTTCTTCTCACCCATGTTAATGGTCTTCTTAGCAACTTTGTAGCTTTTACTCATAATTTAAAACATTTAAGAAATTAATACTAAAGTTCAGTCATCGTCAGTCCAAAGAGATTTGCAATCCCGTTTGTTCTGATTGACGTTGCAAAGATACAACATTGGCGAGGCGAAAACAAATGCCTTCACTGACGTTCACCATCTGTTTACTGCTCATTCACTATACGTTCACTTTTAATAAAAATCATAGCAATGGAAGATACCAGCAAGGCAAATATCGTCTTTAATATCTCTGGCGGTAACAACCAGATTCTGCCCAATGCTATCAAGGCTGAGCAAAACTTTTATGGCGACAAGTACATAGAGGAGATGATGAAGGCGAAGACCACAAGTCAAGAGCCTGTTCTCTCACCCGAAACAACCCGTCTCTCCTTATATATTAATAATGTGGAAGCATTAGCAGAATATGTAGCCAAGCTCTCTGCATGCATCAATGCCAAGGAATTGGCTCAGGTGGTGATGGATATGGTGAATGATACAGATGTAAAGGTTGACCAAGATATTATGGTGAAGCAGGAGTTCATCGAAGTCTTACAGCCCTTGGCTCCTCAGGTTGCTACAGGCATCAGTAATATCCGCAAGTATATCAATGAAGCTTGGTATAAGTGGAAATGATCACCAATGAAGTAGCGTGAGGAAAAATACTGACAAAAGGCACTTTTACGCACTCCATAATTTCAGAATTTTCAATGAATCCAAATTCGTTTTGTAGAATTGAAAATATGTTGAGGCTTGTTAAGTGGTTGATAATCAGTAGTGTATAAAAATTGAAAAATATACTTGGTCTCTTGAAAATCTATAGTTGTACGACTATGACCCCTATAGTTGTACGACTATAACTCCAGAGTTGTACAACTATAGCATGTATAGTCGTACAACTGTAGCTTTACAGTCGTACAACTATAGGATTTTCAACTCGCAAAACTTGCGGATTATGGTCAATTGCTGCTGAAAATTGGCTTTTATTGATTCTAGATGGTTAATTTAGTATGGAGGATAAATATTTATACATGATACGAAAGGCACAGGAGTTCATGAATGAGAATCACTTTGCCGACGTCTCCCGTGTGCAATGTCTGCTACGCAAGATGATGTCCAAGGAGTATCATGGCCTCATCGATCAAATCAAGGAGTGTCAGGATCCCCATGCTATCTTCAATATTCATGGCGGAAACAATCTCATTGCGCCCACTGCCAGCCAGGCAGAGCAAAAATTGGTGGAGAAACCTGCTGACGAGATAAAAAAAGATAAGGAATAATCAAGAAAGAAGACCGAGATGCTGAACGATTTCGATTCACCATTCGATATCACCGTAGATCTCTACAAGTAATTGGGCGGAGTTGAAAAAACACCCCCAAAAATTTGGTAGTTTCACGGAAAACCCTTATTTTTGCACCTAAAAAAGGAGATACAATTATGAATACAGCTACATATACATTAGATGTCCCTGCAACCGATATTTCTCTTTTCAAATCATTGATTAAGAAATTCGGGTGGGTTGCCAAAAAGCAAAAAGCCCCTAAGGCTTGTAGATTAGACAAGGCATTAGAAGCTGCAAAGAATGAAAAACTCTTTGCTACTAATGATTTGGATGAATTAATGAAGAGTCTTGCTGAATGATGAAATATACAGTTAAGTATTCAACTTTGTTTAAAAAGTCATTTAAAAAATGTATGAAACGAGGTTGCTCTGAGGGTAAATTTCGTAAAGTCATTTCTATTTTGGCAGAAACTGGAACTTTACCACCAGAATATAAACCACATCCTTTAAAGTCAAACTATAAAGGGTGTATGGAATGTCATATTACTTCCGATTGGCTTTTAGTTTGGAAACAAAATGATAAAGAATTGATTCTGATTTTAACCGATACAGGTACACATAGTGACATTTTTGGCTGGTAGCCCACTAATATGAGTTATCTGAGTAAAATGTTATAGAAAGTTATAGCAAAGTGGTCCCATCCCGCACAACATGGCGAAGACCGCTTTGGTCCGCCAACCTTAGAGCGAAGCGGTTCTGAGCACCGGAGGGCGGTTACATCCCTAATCCCTATGGTAGGGATTTAGGGCTTGGGTATAGGGTAAGAACCCCCTCTTCGCAAGAGTGGGACAGGGGAGTCGAAACAAAACTGTAAGCATCCAACCCCTATTTTGGCGGTTTGAACAATAAGTGCTACCTTTGCGCCATGTTTAACATTAAATGTTATAAGTATGGCAATAAGTAGTAAAGATCTTGAAAGCCTGTGGCAACGCTATAAAGCGGAGGCGGTACCAGCAGGCATTTCGGTAAATCAATTTTTCGAATCCAATGGAGTTCCTTATCATGTATTTGAAAAGTGGTACAAGAAGAAGTTCCAGGCTCCAAATGTTGTGGAGTGTGTTGTTGCAGGTGCGCCAGATTCAACAAGTGCAGTTCCAACACCATCCAAACAGGGTAATCCTTCAGCCGGTTTATCTCCAGCTCCGACCGAGGATGCCGTTGTCATCAAGTATGTCAATCTTGGACTTAGCAATGGTATGAAGATAGAGCATCATAATTTGAGCTATTCTGGTCTTCAAAGTTTCATCTCTAAACTTCAAGCCTTATGTTTAGCTTAAATGGTGCCGTAAAATATAAGTATATTCCCAACTATCAGGATATGCGTGGAGGTTATGACAAGCTTTGTGGAGTGATACGCTCTTTGGGCGAAGATCCAGAGGATGGCACCGCTTACGTGTTTACTTCCAAGGATCAAAAGATAGTAAAGATCATCAGACATGAACATAATGAGTGTCAGATGTATTATCAGAAGTTTGACAAGAACATGAGTTTTGTCCGTCTAGAGTTTGAAGGTGTCCTTCCAATTTATGTGTTGGAGTGGAAGTATCTAGTGGCTATGCTTTCATGCCCTGTTGTAAAAAGCATAGGTCCAATAGAGCTAAAATGCTATGAGGAAGCAGCTTGATGTCGAAAATGATAGTTAATTTTCTAAAAATACGTATTCGTTTTTTGGGGTAAAATAGAGTTAAGTAAATGATATTCAGAGTGTTGTAGAAAGCTTTAAGGTTGGCTTGTTAAGCCCTGTTTTCGATGTTTTGCGATACTGCAAACATGTCTGACATAGGGTGGTATTACGACAAATGTTAAGTCTCTAAAATAGTGTAAAATACTGAATATCAGATTGTTAAATAAGCTTTATGCGTTTTGTGGAGTCTCATAATATGATTATCTTTGCATCTGCAAACGTTTCATATTATGGCAGATATACATATAGACATAGAGCGCATGATAATGCATTCCAATTACTTGCTGGAGGTAGACAATTCTTCGGCAAGTGATGGATTATCGGATATGGAACGTAAGCAATATCTAGATCAGATAAAGGAATTGGTTCAGACTGTCCAGACACTTCTGGATGCCAACATTGCCTTGGGTAATAAGCAGAAGGAACTACAGGCAGAGGCAGATCGTAAGATTGCCGGTTTGCAGGCTCAGGTTGACAAGCTTACTGGAGAACTGCAAGCCCGTAGGCGTAAGATGCATGGCAAGAACAATGAGAAGCAAACTGGTGACAAGTCGGTAAACACAGGCAAGACCAAGGATGAGGAAGAGGGGGAATACATCGAGAATGGATGTGAGCAACCTTCCGATTCTGATGATTCAGACGAAGTTACCGACACAGAGGCGACCAATCCCAAAAAGGATTTGAGCCAACGCCCGGACCACTACAAGACTATGAAGGCTGAAGTTCTTGTGGTTCATGATTGTGACAAGGACAAGCTTAAGGCTATGGGTTTGGAGTTCATTCGCTATACCAGACCTGTCGACCAGTTTGACCGAATCAGTATGATCCGTCAGGACCGCTACCTTTATGCTTGGGTACGTGACAAGGATGGCAACGAGTTCGCTTTCTTCGTGCCAAAAGATGAAGAGGTAGAACAGCGTACTTGCTCGTTTGTCAATGAGTCGAAGTACGACGTGCCAAGTCTGGTTCCTCATACCAGCAGTACTGGTGGCATGCTTTCAGACTTGATTGTCAATCGCTTTCAGTATGCGATAACGAGTGGACGTGAGATGTATCGCATGATCAATGAGAAGATGCGTATGTCTAAGTCTACCATTTTCAACTGGTTGCGGCATGGTGCAGAGTTCTTGGAGAATTGTCAGGAGACCATCAAACAATGGCTATTGAAGCCTGGCTCAACGATTTATTGTGATGAGTCCTGGGTAGACACCAAGGTGACGGATGCCAATGGTGAGGTGCATTACAAGAAACGATATATGTGGGTCATTGTCAACTTGACCACCAAGGTCTGCTATTATCTGTATGGCAGCCGTAAGAAAGAGGTTATCAAGGAATTCCTTGGTGACTTCAAGGGCACGTTGATGACCGATGCCTATGCTGCATACCTTTACTTCAATAAGTTGAAGGACTGTACTCATGTATGTTGCTGGTCGCACGTTAGAAGACTGTTTGTCTCGGCGAGTCGTGACTACAAGGATACCTTGGCACAGGCATTCATAGACTTGATCGGTATATTATATAAGGTCGAAGTTGAAAATCAAGTATTGGGTCGCACAGAAAAAGAGATAGTCAAGCATCGAGGTGAGGAATCCCTACCAGTTTTACACGACCTCTATCAGCAAGCGACGGCACTGTTGAAACAGTTTGAGAAAAACGAGATTAAGCTCTCTGCTAAGTTGCAACAAGCCTTGACATATATGACCAAGCATTGGGAAGAGCTGATGGCATATACGAAGATAGGCAGCGTCTTGATAGACAACAACTGTTGTGAACGCGCAGTCCGCCCATTCACAAATCTCCGAAAGAACTTCGGTGGATTTAGCAGTGAGCAGGGTGCCAGAGTTACAGCGACCTTCCTTACTTTCGTTGAAACCTGCAAGCTAATGGCAATGGCTCCACTGGATTTCTTCAGGGGATTCTTTGACATGATTGTAGCTGGAAGAAGGGATTATGCCTTGATGACAGAGGCACTTTTAGTTAAACCTGTTTAAAAATCAGAAAAGTCCAATTTCTTAAAATACTCTGTATCCCCAGTAAACACTGGGGATGGAGTTGTATTGTCATAGGGGTTGGATGCTTACTTACATTAGAGGAATCCTATGAATTTATCAAACATGCTTAAAAAAAGATCATTATGTGGAAAGATATAGAAACATCTGAAGATTTGTTGGGCTATCGCTTTCATGCAAGACTATTGAAAGAGATAGTCTTGGATAAATCTATGTTGCCAACCTCTATTGGTATATTTGGCAATTGGGGATATGGTAAAAGTAGCTTAATGCTATTGATGGAGAAAGAGATTAATGAAGAAATAACAAAGCAGGTTGCTGAGGAGAACAACCCTAGAATCTTGCAGGTACGTTTTAATGGCTGGCAATATGAAAGTTATGAGACGACAAAGTATTCTCTAATACAGGTACTACTTGATTCTGTTGAGAAATATCTTTC contains:
- a CDS encoding smalltalk protein, whose translation is MKMFRSNSESNPHKISWTQIVNAIVQALIAALTALGVSSCASAL
- a CDS encoding HU family DNA-binding protein; translation: MSKSYKVAKKTINMGEKKGQTLFSVRPYSYGTLTTEEVANQIAVESTATPADVKAVLDRYAYYVKENLKKGYDIELLGFGKLFIRFITGKAVEDESKANAKLVKSLVPAFRPSFTKLQNGTRLYNLIPDSIELVKYGEEKKDKTTGGESTGGGSGTEAGGTGSDNGGGLE
- a CDS encoding transcription-repair coupling factor — its product is MIRKAQEFMNENHFADVSRVQCLLRKMMSKEYHGLIDQIKECQDPHAIFNIHGGNNLIAPTASQAEQKLVEKPADEIKKDKE
- a CDS encoding type II toxin-antitoxin system YafQ family toxin, with amino-acid sequence MKYTVKYSTLFKKSFKKCMKRGCSEGKFRKVISILAETGTLPPEYKPHPLKSNYKGCMECHITSDWLLVWKQNDKELILILTDTGTHSDIFGW
- the tnpB gene encoding IS66 family insertion sequence element accessory protein TnpB translates to MFSLNGAVKYKYIPNYQDMRGGYDKLCGVIRSLGEDPEDGTAYVFTSKDQKIVKIIRHEHNECQMYYQKFDKNMSFVRLEFEGVLPIYVLEWKYLVAMLSCPVVKSIGPIELKCYEEAA
- the tnpC gene encoding IS66 family transposase, which gives rise to MADIHIDIERMIMHSNYLLEVDNSSASDGLSDMERKQYLDQIKELVQTVQTLLDANIALGNKQKELQAEADRKIAGLQAQVDKLTGELQARRRKMHGKNNEKQTGDKSVNTGKTKDEEEGEYIENGCEQPSDSDDSDEVTDTEATNPKKDLSQRPDHYKTMKAEVLVVHDCDKDKLKAMGLEFIRYTRPVDQFDRISMIRQDRYLYAWVRDKDGNEFAFFVPKDEEVEQRTCSFVNESKYDVPSLVPHTSSTGGMLSDLIVNRFQYAITSGREMYRMINEKMRMSKSTIFNWLRHGAEFLENCQETIKQWLLKPGSTIYCDESWVDTKVTDANGEVHYKKRYMWVIVNLTTKVCYYLYGSRKKEVIKEFLGDFKGTLMTDAYAAYLYFNKLKDCTHVCCWSHVRRLFVSASRDYKDTLAQAFIDLIGILYKVEVENQVLGRTEKEIVKHRGEESLPVLHDLYQQATALLKQFEKNEIKLSAKLQQALTYMTKHWEELMAYTKIGSVLIDNNCCERAVRPFTNLRKNFGGFSSEQGARVTATFLTFVETCKLMAMAPLDFFRGFFDMIVAGRRDYALMTEALLVKPV